From the genome of Latilactobacillus curvatus JCM 1096 = DSM 20019:
TGCCGCCGTTGCCGCGCTTGTGACAGACTCGGAATCAACGTTGATGAGAAGGCAAGTGACACGACTAATCCCAGCTGGACAAGTGGTTGCCCACGGTCAAAAATCCCCTTCATATTCTTAGCAAGTTCTTCCGATAATCCACTGAGGACCAACCCTTTTTTAACTGTGAAGGAATCAACCAGCTGTAATAACACAATTAATGAAGCAAAGAGGCAAATTGACCCGCCTTCAATCGCTAAGCGTTTTGCCAATTGTTGATACGCCTTAAAATCGATGCCACCACGGTGTGGCGCCTTGAGTTGAAAGGCGGTTTCTGCTGGCCGTAATAAAATATAGGTTGCAACCAAGCCGCCAAAGAAGGCGCCTGACATCGCCCATGTGCCCATTTCATACACTGACCAGTGCAGTTTCAAAGATAGCCACGCTGCCGCCAAGATGACCACGACCCGCACGAGTTGCTCAGCAACTTGTGAAACCGCCGTCGGTACCATATTGAAAATTCCTTGGAAGTACCCCCGCGTCACCGCTAGAAACGGCATCAATAAAAACATAAACGATACCATTTCAATCAGCGGTGTTAATGCTGGATCCGCCATCGCCCCCGCAATTTTCGGCGCTTGATACTGTAAATAAATGAAGATTGCAGCACCAAAGATGCCTAACAGTGCAAATGAGCGTCTTAACAGCTGCGTTTGTTCCTCCGGATTGACTTGTTCAGCAACCAGTTTCGAAATATAAACTGGAAAGCCACTAAGTGCAAACGTCATGCCAATGCCATAGATTGGATAGACTTGTTGATACACGTAAAAGCCGGTGTTACCGACCATATTTTGAAATGGAATCCGATAAACGGCACTTAATACCTTCGCGATAAACGACGCAATTGATAAAATGACCGCGCCTTTCATCAGATGTTGCATCTGTTTATTTTGCATGCCTGGCCTCCACTTAGCGTGCCTAATCCGTTGGTTGTTCCGTGTGCTTTTGTTCTATCTTCAAGAGACTTGTAACAAAAGTTGCCACTTCACTCAACCAATCTGCCGGTTGCATCTTCGGCTGGATTACGAGTTTCACGCTTAATTGTTCTTGTTCAAACCCGACCGTTGCTTTCAAGCGGGTTGTCGATAACGCTTCAAAAATTTGTTCACCTGAAACAAGGCGACTGCCCTTCGCCGATAAGGTGACTTGAATGATTTCTTTCGTTTGTTTGATGGTTTCGATTAACGCGTCATCTGCATTCATCTTCAACTGACCAATCGCTAATAAATTAGCGACTTGATCTGGATAATCACCGAACCGGTCAATTAAATCGGCCTGAATTTCATCAAAGGCCGCTTCTGAATCCATCTGGCGAATCCGTTTATAAATTTCAATTTTTTGGCGTTGATCATTAATATACGCGTCTGGTAAGTAAGCTTCCAGTTTAAGATCAATTTCGGCATTCGTTTTAGCAACGACTTGCTTCCCTTGTTTCTTAGCGACGGCCTCACCCAACATTTGCGAGTATAGGTCAAACCCAACAGAATCGATAAAACCATGTTGTTGCTTACCTAATAAATTACCAGCTCCCCGAATCGATAAATCACGCATCGCAATTTTAAACCCGGACCCTAATTCGGTAAAGTCCTTGATGGCCTGAAGTCGTTTCTCACTAACTTCCGTTAAAACCTTATCGGGTTTATACATAAAGTAACCGTAAGCAATCCGGCTACTACGTCCAATCCGGCCGCGTAATTGATAGAGCTGTGAAAGACCGTAATGATCAGCATCTTCAACAATCATCGTATTGACGTTAGGCATGTCAACCCCGGTTTCAATAATCGTGGTTGTCACCAAGACGTCGTATTTACCTTGGACAAAGTCGTAGATGACACCTTCTAGTTGTGCCTCGGTCATCTGACCATGTGCGAACCCAACCGTTGCTTCAGGAACCAGCGCTTGAATCTCATCGACCGTGCGTTCAATGTCACTCACTCGATTATGGAGGTAAAACACTTGACCATTCCGTTCTAATTCCCGTTCAATCGCTTCGCGCATCGCACCGGCATTTTGTTCCATGACATACGTTTGGATAGGATAGCGGTTAGTCGGTGGCGTTTCAATCACAGATAAATCACGCACACCGAGCATCGACATGTGTAACGTCCGTGGAATCGGCGTTGCCGTCAACGTTAACACGTCAACTTGTGCCTTCAACTGCTTAAGTCGTTCTTTGTGTTTTACACCAAAGCGTTGCTCTTCATCGACAATCAACAAGCCAAGATCTTTAAACTTGATGTCTTGCGATAACAAGCGGTGGGTGCCAATCACGATGTCGACTTTGCCCTCTGCTAAGCCTTTGAGCGTTGCCGTCACTTCTTTGCGCGTTTTAAACCGTGACAGTAAACCAATTTCGACCGCAAAATCCGCGAAGCGTGTCAGCATGTTTTCATAATGTTGTTGCGCCAGAATCGTTGTTGGCACTAAAAAGGCCACCTGTTTACCGGCTTCAACAGCCTTAAAAGCCGCCCGCAAGGCGACTTCCGTTTTCCCAAAGCCAACGTCGCCGACTAATAATCGATCCATTGGACGGACGCGTTCCATATCATGCTTGATTTCAGCGGTACTGCGTAATTGATCATCTGTTTCAGGATAGGGGAACTGGCCTTCAAATTCAGCCTGTAATCGATCATCTTTTGGAAAGGCAAATCCCTTTTCAGCCTCCCGTTGCGCATAAAGTTCGATTAAATCATCGGCGATATCTTCAATCTTTGCCGAAACTTTACTCTTAGTCTTTTGCCACTCGCCACCGCCAAGCTTATTAATCTTCGGTGTTTTGGCCTCGGCAGAGACGTATTTTTGCACCATATTGAGTTGAGTGACTGGGATAAATAACTTCCCATTATCCCGATACAAGATGGTGATGTAGTCTTGATGAACCCCATCGACTTCCAAGGTTTCCATGCCGACGTATTCGCCAATCCCATGATTGACGTGGACCACGTAATCACCTGGTTTTAATTCGTTATAACTCTTTAACCGTTCTGCATTGGCCAAGGTTTGCCGCCGGACTTTTTTCTTCGGCGCCGTATTGAACAGTTCCTTTTCAGTTAAGACCACCAGTTTTAAATCCGGTAATTCAAAGCCATTTTGAAGTGACCCTTGAATGATTTGTGTCCGCCCCGTCTCCAACTGAGTCTTATTGGCGATGACGGCATCAATTTCAAAGTCGTGGAACGTCTGATCAATCTTCTTGACCCGTTTAGGATCAGACACGAGCACAATGACCGTTTGTTTTTGCTTTTGCCAATGCGCAATCTCGGTTTTCAAAAGCGGCATTTGGCTAAAGAATTGTTGCACCGTCCGCGTGGGTAAATTGTTGAGTGCATCGAGTTTTAACTTCCCCATTCCCTTTTGGAACAGTGATAGATAGAGATGCGCATGTGTATCTTTTTTGATGAGCGCTTGGGCATCCATCATGAGTCGTTGGTCTGGCAACATGCGGTGGGTTTCCAACATATCGGTTTGCCAGTTGGCCGCTTCTTCAGTCAAAATCCGCTGCGTTTCTAAAATGCGCGGATAGTCATCAAAAATCACTAAGCCACTCTTTTTAAAGTAATCAATCAGACTTGATTGATCTGGATACAGATAATCAACAAACAACGCTAAATTCTCAACGCGTTCACCGGCCAACAACCGTTCAATCGGTGTTTCAAAGTTTGTCGCCAATTGTTTTTGTTCAGTTTTATCCGTTATTTTGGCCGCAACCGCCTCATAAGCTGCTTGTAATGCCTCACCAGCCATTTCCAATTGTGCTGTGTTGGCCAATAAGTCAGTCGCCGGCATAATTTGAACACTATCTAAATTCTCAATACTCCGTTGCGTATCTGCTTCAAAAGAACGCAGTGAATCCACTTCAGTATCAAAGAGTTCAATCCGGACCGGATTTTCCGCGTCCAGTGGAAAAATGTCAATAATATCCCCCCGCATTGCGAACTCACCAGGTTTACCAACCAACTTATCTCGGAAATAACCCATTTCACCAAGTTGCGCAGCAAGTGCCTGGGGATCAACTTCACTATCTGTATTGATTGTGAGTTGACTATCTTGCCACTGACGCGCTGTAGGTAATAACCGCCGCATGCCCGCGACCGATGTAATCACAATTCCTTTTTTGCCTGTTGCTAAAAAACTCAACGTTCGCACACGTTCCGCTCTGGACTCAGGTGAACTAACTGCCATTTCAGCCGCCATCACTTCTTCAACTGGGAAAGTGTAAATCTGATCACTATTGAGTAAATTACTCAAATCATCAGCAACTTGATTGGCTTGGAACGTATTACTCTCAATAATCAATAAGGGTTGTTGTTTATAAATCGTCGCCAAAAACAGGGTTTTCGCTGATCCCGAAAGCCCTGTAAGTAGTTGTTTAATCCCTGGTCGTTGATTCTTTAAAACGAATTGCACCTGTTTGGTCTGCCCCAGCATTGTCATTAAATCCATGTAAAAGTTCCTTTACTTTCTTATTATGATGGCGCGAAGAAACGTGCTCTGTTGCTAACCGCAACCAAACGCACTCTGTTTTTGAAACGTGTCATTGGCAGTAGATTCCTGCGCTTTGCTACACTTTTCAAATCGCCGCTTGCAGCGTCAATTCGCCAAGTTAGGCAAATGCTCAGAATCTGACCAACTGCCAACGACACTCTAATTAAATTTATTCATCGTTTTCATGAAGTCGTCGTTTTGGCACCAGTCTTCTAGTGCTTCGCATGCCTGGTCTAGTGCTTGATTGATAATTGGTGCGCTGTCTTTGTCAAACGGCGTTAAGACCCAGTTAACGACTGTACTTTTTTGTGGATGTTGAATCCCAACTTTGACACGCTTAAATTCTGAGCTTTGGACACTTGCGATGATACTCTTAATGCCGTTGTGGCCTCCCGCTGAACCTTTTTGCCGTAAGCGCAACTTGCCTAGCGTTAAGTCCATATCATCTTGGATAACTACTAATTCATCTAGGTTAACTTGGTAGTATTTCATTAAAGGCCCGACTGAACGACCGGAATCATTCATAAACGTTAGTGGTTTCACTAAGAAAATCGTTTCCCCTTCATATTTAAAGCTCCCGTATTCAGCTTCAAAA
Proteins encoded in this window:
- a CDS encoding polysaccharide biosynthesis protein yields the protein MQNKQMQHLMKGAVILSIASFIAKVLSAVYRIPFQNMVGNTGFYVYQQVYPIYGIGMTFALSGFPVYISKLVAEQVNPEEQTQLLRRSFALLGIFGAAIFIYLQYQAPKIAGAMADPALTPLIEMVSFMFLLMPFLAVTRGYFQGIFNMVPTAVSQVAEQLVRVVVILAAAWLSLKLHWSVYEMGTWAMSGAFFGGLVATYILLRPAETAFQLKAPHRGGIDFKAYQQLAKRLAIEGGSICLFASLIVLLQLVDSFTVKKGLVLSGLSEELAKNMKGIFDRGQPLVQLGLVVSLAFSSTLIPSLSQARQRRQQYQFQQVAEALIHISLGLSAAATTGLMVLMPQINYFLFGDADGNQALVWYMLSIAIIALINACNSVLQSLDQFHKTTAALIVGLIVKVAINQWLVQHYQIVGASVGTVISLGVVLALILRQSPVIVRQALGLQRFTGKLLAICAVMWLGVKIALQFAPQSLSSRGHAILGTGLGVLVGVLLFGGLALRWQLFSIREWLTMPGGRQLLRLSKKIKGRTK
- the mfd gene encoding transcription-repair coupling factor → MDLMTMLGQTKQVQFVLKNQRPGIKQLLTGLSGSAKTLFLATIYKQQPLLIIESNTFQANQVADDLSNLLNSDQIYTFPVEEVMAAEMAVSSPESRAERVRTLSFLATGKKGIVITSVAGMRRLLPTARQWQDSQLTINTDSEVDPQALAAQLGEMGYFRDKLVGKPGEFAMRGDIIDIFPLDAENPVRIELFDTEVDSLRSFEADTQRSIENLDSVQIMPATDLLANTAQLEMAGEALQAAYEAVAAKITDKTEQKQLATNFETPIERLLAGERVENLALFVDYLYPDQSSLIDYFKKSGLVIFDDYPRILETQRILTEEAANWQTDMLETHRMLPDQRLMMDAQALIKKDTHAHLYLSLFQKGMGKLKLDALNNLPTRTVQQFFSQMPLLKTEIAHWQKQKQTVIVLVSDPKRVKKIDQTFHDFEIDAVIANKTQLETGRTQIIQGSLQNGFELPDLKLVVLTEKELFNTAPKKKVRRQTLANAERLKSYNELKPGDYVVHVNHGIGEYVGMETLEVDGVHQDYITILYRDNGKLFIPVTQLNMVQKYVSAEAKTPKINKLGGGEWQKTKSKVSAKIEDIADDLIELYAQREAEKGFAFPKDDRLQAEFEGQFPYPETDDQLRSTAEIKHDMERVRPMDRLLVGDVGFGKTEVALRAAFKAVEAGKQVAFLVPTTILAQQHYENMLTRFADFAVEIGLLSRFKTRKEVTATLKGLAEGKVDIVIGTHRLLSQDIKFKDLGLLIVDEEQRFGVKHKERLKQLKAQVDVLTLTATPIPRTLHMSMLGVRDLSVIETPPTNRYPIQTYVMEQNAGAMREAIERELERNGQVFYLHNRVSDIERTVDEIQALVPEATVGFAHGQMTEAQLEGVIYDFVQGKYDVLVTTTIIETGVDMPNVNTMIVEDADHYGLSQLYQLRGRIGRSSRIAYGYFMYKPDKVLTEVSEKRLQAIKDFTELGSGFKIAMRDLSIRGAGNLLGKQQHGFIDSVGFDLYSQMLGEAVAKKQGKQVVAKTNAEIDLKLEAYLPDAYINDQRQKIEIYKRIRQMDSEAAFDEIQADLIDRFGDYPDQVANLLAIGQLKMNADDALIETIKQTKEIIQVTLSAKGSRLVSGEQIFEALSTTRLKATVGFEQEQLSVKLVIQPKMQPADWLSEVATFVTSLLKIEQKHTEQPTD
- the pth gene encoding aminoacyl-tRNA hydrolase, whose amino-acid sequence is MKMIVGLGNPGSKYAKTKHNIGFMVIDQLCERFNVTLNKHDFEAEYGSFKYEGETIFLVKPLTFMNDSGRSVGPLMKYYQVNLDELVVIQDDMDLTLGKLRLRQKGSAGGHNGIKSIIASVQSSEFKRVKVGIQHPQKSTVVNWVLTPFDKDSAPIINQALDQACEALEDWCQNDDFMKTMNKFN